In Cyanobacteria bacterium GSL.Bin1, the genomic stretch CGAATGGCTTATGTGTAGCCTAAGAAAATGTGAGTCTCAACCGCATCGAGCGGTATCGACTCACCCGCTTTCCTCCCCCACCTGTTCCGAGGTGGGGGAGTCCCACGGATCTTTTGTTGAATAATCCAGAATCGCTCCCACTCAGGTAAGATTAAATACTGTATTATGCCATAAACTCCCATGACCAGAACTCCCCAGAAAAAAACACGTTGGAGATTCTGGCGGTAGCGAGGATAATTTCGCCAGTTTACAAATAAATAGAAACAAAATAAGACTGGCGCACCCCAATCTAAAAAGTCAATTACGGCTCCTTGGAGTGGATTGCGTAATAGTCCAATGGCAAGGCTGTAAAACAAACTGCTAAAAATAAGAACGAAAGGTAAAGTCCCTTCGCGACGGCTTTTAGGAAGATGCTTCCAAAGCGTATCAATAGAGATAAAGACAACTAGATAAGGCGATAGGAGTATAGGACTCGGGTTTGTAAAGCTACCGCTAGTATAATCTGCCAAACGTCGAACTAAAGGGGTCAAAAACCACAGCCACCAAACAAAACCAACGTAAAGAATAGGATAGCGGTTATAGAGAAGCAACCCTACTGCACAAGCTCCTGCTGGAAAAGCAAAGTTCAATATTGTGCCAGCTCCGCCTACAATACTTGCTGCTGTCAATAGGATTAGTGAAAAGATTGCTATCCAACCGGCTACGGGTTGGGGGATTAAATAAAAAAAAGTCTTGACTATTTTTTCGGCTGAAAACCCAAGTCCATGATTATTTCGTTTTTTTAATCGATACATAAAAGGTAAGATCTTCTCGATTATGCTTGAGAAAAGGACTGGACAACTCTCTGATGAGAAAAAATTATTGATTGAGAAGTTATCGTTAAGTTTAGCTTTTTTTCCAGGTTTGCCAACCCTGCCAAAGTCCAATCATTGTCGCCTTCCACTTATACCAAACTAAATTCCCCTCACTCGGTAGAAACCTAAGCAATTGAACAAATCCACGTTTAGATCGATTTCCTATCAAAACTGTCCACAAAAGAAACACACTTCTTGGTACTGGTGATAAATGCTCTAGCAGGATTAAAGTTTCATTATGAACTTTATTCGCATGGGCAATTTCATTAAATTGAGCTCGCTGATCTTCGTCAAAACGTTGAGCAGGATAGTGGTTGACAGCGACAGCAGGATCGTAAACAAGTTTCCAACCTGCTCTTTTCAAGGCTAGGCAGAAGGCGAGTTCAAAATGAACCTGTGCTCCTGTTCCTCGCATCCTCTCATCAAAATGCATTCCTTGGATCGCGCTACGGCGAAAGCTCATATTAACTCCTTTCAGTACATCGACTTCTCGCGCCTCACCCACGCCTAGATGATGATTGCCAATGACTCGTCCAAACCACTGCACCCGCCCTACTTTCTCTGTCAGTTTCCTTGCATGTAATTGACTACCAAGATAGACCCAATCTCGTCCGCCAACTGCTGCAACACTTTTGTCTGAAAGGAAGTGGGCTTCAATTCGTTCTAGCCAATCCTGATGAGGTGCAGCATCATCGTCAGTGAAAGCGATGATGTCCCCAAAAGCTGAATCAAGACCAACATTCATAGCTGCGATCACCCCTGGTACGCTTACCTTTAAGGTTTTTAACGGTAACGACTCGGGATCAAAGTCTTCGAGAAATTTCCAAGTTTCTGAGTCATTGTCTCGGATTACTACCAATAATTCATCAACTGGACGAGTTTGGCGTTTCAGGGCTTCTAAGCAGCGTAGCAAGTCTTTTGGACGCTGATAGGTAGGGATAATAACAGTGATGTTCATCTGACAACTAATAATTTAATTGTTCAAACAAATTCAGGTAACTGCGTGCCATAACTGCCCAGGTATGTTTTTGAGCAACTTTTCTAGCAGCCTGACCCATTTGATTTCTGAGAGGAGCATTGTTTGTCAAAGTTTGTAATGCTTCAACTAATGCTTTGA encodes the following:
- a CDS encoding glycosyltransferase, whose translation is MNITVIIPTYQRPKDLLRCLEALKRQTRPVDELLVVIRDNDSETWKFLEDFDPESLPLKTLKVSVPGVIAAMNVGLDSAFGDIIAFTDDDAAPHQDWLERIEAHFLSDKSVAAVGGRDWVYLGSQLHARKLTEKVGRVQWFGRVIGNHHLGVGEAREVDVLKGVNMSFRRSAIQGMHFDERMRGTGAQVHFELAFCLALKRAGWKLVYDPAVAVNHYPAQRFDEDQRAQFNEIAHANKVHNETLILLEHLSPVPRSVFLLWTVLIGNRSKRGFVQLLRFLPSEGNLVWYKWKATMIGLWQGWQTWKKS